A region from the Thalassophryne amazonica chromosome 2, fThaAma1.1, whole genome shotgun sequence genome encodes:
- the eif4g2a gene encoding eukaryotic translation initiation factor 4 gamma 2a — protein MLGNIKFIGELGKLNLIHESILHKCIKTLLEKKNRVQLDETVEDLECLCEIMKTVGSKLDHDKAKSLMDQYFCRMNSLANNKELPSRIRFLLQNIVELRQNGWVAREAFVDSRPKTINQVHQDAAKDLGVFIPRSVDGMKMDFLTDSSFLPVRNKFDREIFGGLADMFGQIPGSEIGTGPGVIQDHYSPTMGHHYSPPMGRHRSSPLFNGDSYQFEVGHKPFMKSSQGQKSPVFNQKQHHSKSRDASPRFIKKGRLSPDEISLRPAQTFNMNKNQVPKQQPQMTRMSTQSTQAPQLGQFGLKANIVPIQEKPSRSNKKAPPTKEDLLKMTENIVADFLKENNVDEAVRGVKQMKTPKHLLSEILVKIVACTLDCPAEDKKHAGTLIHALCREGLFTGEDLIQAILSILEHGPNAEEEISPVKSYLAQVAAQAVSEEVVSIADLAHPLENGAHFPLFLISLQEVVKLKDCDWLSKEFQQSKVNMQKMLPEMSQNKDKMLEILESQDLSFLFPLMKVEKQLLKQIKVDPSPQSICKWIRDNISPKLHTDKGFINLLMTSLLQYITEEISVHEEQLATPTKEQLEEEKQLLLAVKPVLQTFLHNRTNLQFSALYALQVHCNTKGFPKGMLLRYFMHLYDMEIIEEEAFLLWKEDITQEFPGKGKALFQVNQWLTWLETAEEESEDEDY, from the exons ATGTTGGGCAACATCAAATTCATTGGGGAACTTGGCAAACTCAATCTTATCCACGAATCTATCCTTCATAAGTGCATCAAAACA CTTTTGGAAAAGAAGAATAGAGTCCAACTTGATGAGACTGTGGAGGATTTGGAATGCCTCTGTGAGATAATGAAAACAGTAGGCTCTAAGCTTGATCATGACAAGGCTAAG TCTTTAATGGATCAGTACTTTTGCCGCATGAACTCCTTGGCAAATAACAAAGAGTTGCCTTCAAGGATTCGGTTCTTGCTGCAGAACATAGTAGAGCTGCGACAGAATGGCTGGGTAGCTCGTGAGGCTTTTGTTGACAGTAGGCCAAAGACAATCAACCAAGTTCATCAGGATGCAGCAAAG GATTTAGGAGTATTCATTCCACGTTCAGTTGATGGAATGAAGATGGACTTCTTGACAGACAGTTCTTTCCTTCCAGTAAGGAACAAGTTTGACCGGGAAATATTTGGAGGGTTGGCTGACATGTTTGGACAAATACCTG GAAGTGAAATAGGTACTGGTCCAGGAGTCATTCAGGATCACTACTCCCCCACCATGGGACATCACTACTCTCCCCCGATGGGACGTCACCGCTCCAGCCCACTCTTCAATGGTGATTCATACCAATTTGAAGTGGGGCACAAACCTTTCATGAAATCAAGCCAG gggCAGAAGTCTCCAGTTTTCAATCAGAAACAGCATCACTCAAAGTCTAGGGATGCAAGTCCACGATTCATAAAAAAGGGGAGGCTCAGCCCTGATGAG ATCAGTCTGAGGCCAGCACAGACCTTCAACATGAATAAAAATCAAGTGCCAAAGCAGCAGCCACAGATGACACGGATGAGTACTCAGAGTACACAAGCCCCTCAGCTAGGACAG TTTGGACTTAAAGCAAATATAGTTCCAATTCAAGAAAAACCTTCCCGATCCAACAAAAAGGCACCTCCTACAAAGGAAGATCTGCTGAAAATGACT GAGAACATAGTGGCAGATTTCCTCAAGGAGAACAACGTGGATGAGGCAGTACGTGgtgtaaagcagatgaagactccCAAGCACCTTTTGTCTGAGATACTTGTTAAGATTGTGGCATGTACCCTTGATTGTCCTGCTGAGGATAAGAAACATGCAGGCACCCTGATCCACGCACTGTGCAGAGAGGGCCTCTTCACTGGTGAAGATCTAATCCAG GCCATTTTGAGTATCCTGGAGCATGGCCCTAatgctgaggaagaaatctcaccGGTGAAGTCTTACCTGGCGCAAGTTGCTGCTCAGGCTGTCTCTGAAGAAGTGGTCAGCATAGCAGATTTGGCACATCCACTGGAGAATGGTGCTCATTTCCCCTTGTTCCTAATTAGCCTGCAGGAGGTAGTCAAGCTGAAAGACTGTGATTGGCTGAGCAAGGAGTTCCAACAGAGCAAGGTCAACATGCAGAAGATGCTACCTG AGATGAGCCAAAATAAGGACAAAATGCTTGAGATCTTGGAGAGCCAAGATCTGAGTTTTTTGTTCCCACTGATGAAAGTCGAGAAGCAGCTGTTGAAGCAGATCAAAGTAGATCCATCCCCACAGTCCATCTGCAAGTGGATCAGGGACAACATTTCTCCAAAACTCCACACCGACAAGGGCTTCATCAACCTCCTCATGACCAG TCTCTTGCAGTACATTACTGAGGAGATCAGTGTTCATGAAGAGCAGCTTGCAACACCAACTAAGGAGCAGCTAGAAGAGGAGAAGCAGCTGCTGCTGGCTGTAAAGCCGGTCCTGCAGACCTTCCTGCACAATCGCACCAACCTGCAGTTCAGCGCCTTATATGCCTTACAGGTCCACTGCAATACCAAAGGATTCCCCAAAG GCATGTTGCTGCGTTACTTCATGCACCTGTATGACATGGAAATAATTGAAGAAGAAGCCTTTCTTTTGTGGAAGGAAGACATCACCCAAGAGTTCCCAGGAAAGGGGAAAGCTTTATTTCAG GTGAACCAGTGGTTGACATGGTTGGAGACCGCAGAAGAAGAGTCTGAAGATGAGGATTATTGA